The nucleotide sequence GCGCGCGGTGGGTGATGTCCGCGTCGGCGGTCGGTTCGGTGTTGTCGGTGAAGAACGGGTGGTGCCGCCAGACCGGGAACAGTTCATCGGTCTTGGCGCGGTCGCGGACCCGGCGCACGATCAGCCGGGCGGTGACCTGGTGCTTCTTGGCCTTGGAGCCGAACGCGGTGAACGGTACTTCGGCGACGTGGGCGTCGGAGATCAACTGCCCGGTGTCCGGGTCGACGACCGCGCCGGGGTAGTGCACCGGTGTCCACGCGTCGGCGGGGATGGTCGCGATCGCCCTGCTCACCGCACGGTTCTTGGGGCCTGTCAAGTTTTTCGTGTAAGACAGGGCAAACCTTTACCTTGATGTGACTTTTCTAGGTGAGTCGTCCTGGGAATTCCACGACCAGGAAGTTGAGTGCTTTCTTCCATCCATGGGTTCCGGTGCCTGATGCTCCTCCTCGTTTCCGGCTGATGTTACGGATCCCGAGAAAGAGCAGCTTCATGGCGGCGTCATCGTCGGGGAAGTGGCCGCGAGTCTTGGTGATCTTCCGCAGCTGGTAGTTGATTGATTCGATCAGGTTCGTCGTGTAGACGATTCGGCGTAGCTCGGCCGGGTAATCCAGGAACGGGATGAACTCGTTCCACGCATTCTTCCACACCTCGATCGCGCCGGGATACTGCTGCCCGAAATTCTGCTCGAATTCTTTCAACGCGATCTCGGCCGCCGCGACGCCGGGAGCGGTGTAGATGTGACGCATCGCCGTGGCGACCTTTTTCCGGTCGCCGTAGGAGATGAATCGCATCGTGTTGCGGATGACGTGCACGACACAGGTTTGCACGGTGACCTTGTCGAACACGCTGCGCGCGGCGTCAGGCAGCCCGGTGAGCCCGTCGCAGCACAGGATGAGGACGTCGCGCAGGCCCCGGTTGCGCAGCTGCGTGAGCACGTGCGCCCAGAACTTCGCGCCCTCCTCCGCGGCGATCCAGATCCCCAGCACGTCCTTCAACCCGTCGACGTCGACGCCCACGACCAGGTGTGCGGACTTCAGCGTGACCGAGCCGCGGTCGCGGACCCGGATCCGGATGGCGTCGACGTAGACGATCGGGTAGACCTCGTCGACCGGCCGGTTCTGCCACAGTGTGATCTCGTCCACGACCACGTCGGTGATCTTGGAGATCAGCGCCGGCGACGTGTTGATGTCGTAGATCTCCTTCAGGTGCGCCTCGATCTCCCGGGTCGATAGCCCGCGCGCATACAACGACAGAATGATGTCCTCGATCGCGCCGACACGCCGGGAGTGTTTCGGCACGATCTGCGGGGCGAATGTCGAATTCCGGTCTCGTGGCACGGTCACGTTCACCGGGCCGGCCGTCGTCGCGACCGTTTTGGCCGAACGCCCATTCCGGGAGTTCCCCGATCCGCGCCCAGCCGGATCACCGGGCTCATAACCGAGATGATCGGTCATCTCGGTCTCCAACGCCCGCTCCAGAACTCTCGACGTCAACCGATTCAACAACCCATGAACACCATCAACCGGTGTCCCGGACGACTCGGCATCCGCCAACAGATTATCAATCGCCTCATCCGGCAACACCGCCGCCAACCGACGAGCTGCCTCATCCGAGGAATCGACAACCTTCTCCTGCTCCGACACAAAGAATCCTCTCGCGGCCACGACGCAAACACGCCCGGACCAATCCTGGCCCACCCGGCCTTACACGAAAGATTCAACACGCCCGGTTCTTGGTCAGCGCCACGGAGAACCGGGCCCCCGCCCTCACGCAGGCGCCGACGACGACGCTGTTGCCGTAGGCCGAATCACCGCGGACCAGGATCTCACCCGCCGCGCCGGCGGCGCGGGCGGTCCGGATCGCCTCGGCGACCATCGTCGCCGCGCCCTTCCCGGAACCGGCCCGCCCGGCCCGTAGCCGGATCCCGGCCACCACCGGCGCACCGTGCTCGGTACTGATGCTGGTGGCCAGCGGCGACAGGCCCTTGCGGAGCACCTGCCGCCCGGCGATCTTGGTGTGCCCGAAGCTGGCGCCCTGCTTGGCGTGCCCGTAGACCGGGCGCAGCAGCGAATCGATGTCGACGAACGCCCGAGTCCCGATCCCGGGCAACAGCCCCGTCGTCGTGACGAGGCCGACCAGATGCGCCCGCGCGACCGAGGCCAACTGCAGGGCATGGCCATGGGTGAACTCCCGCAGGAACTGCCCCAGCGTGGCCGGCGCATACACGCCGCCGAACAACCGGCCCATCCCGCCGGAACGGACCACGTCCAGATCGTCGATGCAGTCCGCGCCGGCAGCCATCCCCGCCACGATCGAGGTGATCTTGCCCGCCGGGTTCACGCCGGCCGACTTCACCCTCACCGAGCCGACCGCGACCTTGGACGAGATCAGCTCGGACAGGCCAGCCTGCTCGGCCAAGGCCATCACCGGCACCAGCCCCGCGCACGACACGAGATTCTCGTCATCGAACCTCGGCATCGCCTTCGACCAGACGTGAGATAGTCGCACCGAGAGTGCCTTCCGCAGCAGTGGCGATCAGGACCTAGACAATCCAGATCCTCCCTGCACAGAAGGCACTTTCTTCGTCACCACACCGAACGACCAGCCAGCCAGTCCACGGATCGAGGCTAAGACCATGGGCAGCAGGGGGACGCCCAACTCGGCAACACCCCCGGTGAACGCGGCACTGCCCGCCCCACCAACCTGGCAGGACGGGCAGCACAGGAAGAGCGTCGTCAGGCCGTGGTACGACGTCCGCGCAAAACGAACGCGAGTCCCACGATCCCCAGCAGCACGGCAGCCGCCAGCGGCAGGCCCAGGTCGCCGGAGCCGGTGTCGGGCAGCGGCTCGCCGGTCTCGCTCGGCGACGGCGACGGCGAGGCCGTCTCGGTCGGCGTCGGGGTCGGGGTGGGCTCCTCGACGACGGTGATGGTGACGGTGGCCGGCTCGGACGTCGCGGTGCCGTCGGAGACGGTGAAGGTGAAGGCGTCGTCGCCGGTGTAGCCCTCGGCCGGGGTGTAGGTGAGGTCCGGCGCCTCGCCGCT is from Jiangella alkaliphila and encodes:
- a CDS encoding IS256 family transposase, whose translation is MAAVLPDEAIDNLLADAESSGTPVDGVHGLLNRLTSRVLERALETEMTDHLGYEPGDPAGRGSGNSRNGRSAKTVATTAGPVNVTVPRDRNSTFAPQIVPKHSRRVGAIEDIILSLYARGLSTREIEAHLKEIYDINTSPALISKITDVVVDEITLWQNRPVDEVYPIVYVDAIRIRVRDRGSVTLKSAHLVVGVDVDGLKDVLGIWIAAEEGAKFWAHVLTQLRNRGLRDVLILCCDGLTGLPDAARSVFDKVTVQTCVVHVIRNTMRFISYGDRKKVATAMRHIYTAPGVAAAEIALKEFEQNFGQQYPGAIEVWKNAWNEFIPFLDYPAELRRIVYTTNLIESINYQLRKITKTRGHFPDDDAAMKLLFLGIRNISRKRGGASGTGTHGWKKALNFLVVEFPGRLT